agattcagatacagatacaactCCATGGCAAACTAGAACACTTGAGTCGAGAGCACGAGCTCATTAGAATGTCGTTTGGTATTTTGACAGGCAACTCGGACGGCAAGTGCTAAAATGTCAGCGTGCGAGGGTATAATATTCGGCATCGCTATAATAGTCTGGCAAATTAATCATGATTTGCATTAAGgtgggtaaatatttgcacaacaaTTCGCTGGGGTCCCTGGTCAGCACTCccaaaaaaatgggaaaaatggagcccaaaatgaattcaattgcTTGACTTATCTCGACCAGGAAGCACTGCATCTGCGGCATAAACGGGTTGCAGCGAGTGACTatgttgcaactgcaacagtgGAGTGCTGCAGCACTCCACCCAAATGCCCGATGCAGTTCAGTGGGTTAGTGGGAGCCGCAGTCCGCAGTCCGCAGTCCGCATTCGTTATCTTCGACTTGGAATCTCGAGTTATTTTCAATGttattgcaattaaattgtGAACCAACTCAGGCATCCGCTGACGCAGCACTTCCAATCCGAGAATGCCGCTCAACTGATGGACACATCTGACCTTAGCGAgtggccaatggccaatggccaattGGTCGCTCGGCCACCTGTTAGGTGTTCTCGTTGAGTATACGCCAGAGTGGCAGCCAGCAGGCAGGCACCTCGGTCTGCGAGTTAGTCGAACGTAATTACTCGAGGGGCCCcctggaaatgaaaatgaattttatatacGAGTATTGTGCGGCATGGGGCACCGCTCTACTtgccgcagctgcagcacaTTTCTCACCATCGATTGCCATTTGCGTAATGCTCCTTCTGGCCGGAGTTTCCGACTCCATCTGAGTTTCTGAGTGTCCAGCGCTCTGACACCTGAGTGAACTGTGCCAACAGGACAGGTCGTATCATTTGTGGCTGGCCCGGCAGTGTTTGGCAACTACATTGCCAACCCGTCAGATCGGGATTGGCCAACCACGCTCTTTCAGAAATATTCAATTTCACGTAACATAATGTTAAACTAATTTTGAGTCATTCAAAGGTGTCTGCACTGCTAACGGAATGCTTTTGTACTTCAGTTTATGGACAAGTTAATGGGCTTAGTTTTGAATCACTTCTGTAGGCGGCGGAAAGGTAGGTCGACTAGCTTCTAGCAAAGGCACTGGCGGGATTTTACTGTCAGgttataaaaaataactattcagatttttattatacttgcttaaagaaatataaacGTTTAATAAAACTGAACTATTTGTTTTCCGTTTAACAAGTCATaataaacaacaataataaacaaacaacatAATAAAGGCGATCGTGAAAATTATTTCTCAAATTCGAGTAAAATTATCGAGAAACCTATCTACTAAGAAATAAGTTGGGTTTTCTTTCTGATCGTGATATTTGCTCTTTACTTCCATACCATTTGACTTATTTTTCTCAATTGACGTCCAGCAACTACTTCCTCGTTTATAATTTCTATACATTATTTACATCATTTCCGTGTGATCTAAGCCGACCTTTCAGCCAGTAACGTGTATAATCGCAATAGTGCAATGACCGATCAGAAGTTGATATTGAAAGACTCGGAAACTCTGAAAAATAGAGGTAATTAAGGTAAGAACAAGACTGAAGAGTAATGACGCTTAAAGACTGTCAACAAGTGTTTTTTTACTCCCGAGTAATTGATCTTTAAGCGCGGCTAATTGTTGTTCATTACGTTTAAGCCGAGATCAGCTCGAATGTCTCTAATTAAAAGCGAAATTGAGTTTGGTGCTAAGCGGTTGCGATAACAGGCGATCAAACCGAGTTTGCCGGGGAACTGGTTCCCTGTATGATAATTGCCTGGCAGTTTCTTAATGTGGTTAGTGCTCTTGTATCCAGCCTTATGCAATGCAAtgttaaaaaactaaaaaagagACCAAAACAGCCACAAAACTGTCACTTGCCTGCTGGCCATAAGGCGTACATTACCCCCTGAGCAGTACCACTCGAGATCCCAAAAAAGATACAGAAATGTAACACAGATGTTGGCGCACACAGCCCGGATATTGTCAAAGAATTCACCAGAAATAGACTCAAATCTATTAAAAGTCACTCAAGAATTTCGGCTAACAAAGCGGCGGAAGGGAGAAAAGGGAGTTGTGTTGCCGGATCGAAACATTCATTAATCATGCTAAAAATTGCTGACAAATCACCATAACAGCGGCGAATAAAACTCCAGTTGAACAACATAGAAGGTACAGTTGTGTTTGTTACTTGTGGGCAGTGGCAAATGCGGGGATTAAGAAGGGGTCATTGAAAAAAGCATGTAAGGTAAGGTGTCGCCAAAGTCCTAGATCAAAGCACTACGAGTTTTGGTTGGTCAGGCAAATCATCATGCTAACCCCTTTTTAACGATCTTTTAACCCACCACTCTccgtggcgtatgagtgatttGCGCGCCTgcgcaatcgcaatcgcaatcgcaatcgatGTTTGCTTATTACACAAAGCGGAACTCCAGACCAGTCCCGAGTGCGGTTCTATGTGGGATGTGGCTGCGACTGTGGCGGGCTTTGGGTCTGCGCCTTCTGGTGCTTTATCGCTGGCCCGTCTAGCTGGCCATTGTTATGCCAGACAATTGCAGGCCGAGATTAGCATAACCAGAAAATACaaacggaaaaaaaagggGTGGAGAAAGGAAGGGAGTGCTGGTGTTGCCCAGAGAAATAGCACATACAGTAAGGCGAGATATATTCGGAGATCAATTCGGCTTATAGGTATATGCTAAATGTAAACTGACAGATAGGATTCAAAAAATAGTGTACAACTGCAGAATAAcgaaaaatgtaataaaattaattttatattttcaatatagTTAACACTTTACTTATCAAAGAAGTACATATGAGAAATTATACATATGCATACTTAAATTGCagattgaaattaaaatgtatgcTTTCTTGTACGTAGTTACTCACTTCGAAAAGTTAAGAACTAGTTCTCTAGATCTAACTTGCCAAAATTCTGGTGATGGTATTACCCTACTCACCTCCACACTGAAAGCGAAATTAAGTAAGCATAAAAGCCCACTGTAAGGCTTGCTTACATATGAAgaaattaatgtttatttCGTTTGGCGTTCGCGTTCGTTGGCCGACGTGATGGGCAACCAAATTGGCCAGCGAGTTTGCGCACATTCCTTTCTCAAGCCGGTGACGATACCATAACCATTAGCTCCTACATTACTACCTCCATtacctcctcctccgcctaTGTTGGCCTTCTCCCGCAGACGCAACAGCCGAAGAGGCAAATCCCCCTGCCCCCGGACACCAGAGCCAGTTATGTTTTGGCCATGACAGATACACGCAAGTGCGTTTCCATTGAACTTGGGCTACTTTGGGCGGGTTTTGTCGGAGGCTGCTGTGCGTGTTGCCGCCAGGGGAAATTTTCACGGTCAACTTCGAGGAGGAAAATGACAAGTGCGAAGCACATTTTCAGCGACACCCGTCTCGGCCTGAAGTGCTGCAAGTGGCGGCTGCTGGCCAACTGCCCGAGTGGGCCAGAAACCTAACGTCTGTGAGCTCAACCCAGTCGGACAGACATTACATTTTGActggtttctgttttttgcaaCCTAATGGGGTACGATGTCTTAGGTGGGCAGTGGCCACCACACTCGGTCAGTTGGCCATTTGCGGAGTTGCCAGGGGGGTGGACCGGGgttttctggccaaaaagcTGGCCGAAGACAGAGTGAATCAGCTGCTGCACATGCAAACTCGGCAAACTCCCCGTTGGCGttatttttcagcttttctTAACGATGCTTGAAGAAGGAAAAtagcaaatggcaaaaaagaGCATgaaagttattattattgtattttCTGCATTTTAAGATTCGGTTGCACATGGGCTCTGCTCGGGTTTTTGGGCACTATAAAAGCTGCTGCAGACTTGGAGCTAACCACACAAATCGACGAGGCGTCAACACAGACCAACAGTTCAGTAGTTCAGCCAATAGCTAGCGCACCAGGATCGCAAGGATTAGCAAAATGTACAAGTTGGTGAGTCACCCTTATGGCTAAATCAAATAATTCTGGACCTAAGGCAATAATCTCCCCCAAAAAGGTGGTGTTCTTCGCTCTGCTCGCCGTCGTGGCTGCGCGTCCGGGTTACCTGGAGGCTGGTCCGCTGCTTCACAGCTATGCCGCCCCTGCCATCATCCACGAACCGGCTCTGGCCAAGGTGGGCGCCATCATCAAGACTGTTCCCAGTGCCGTCTCCCACCAGAGCATCAGCCAGGTGCACAGCTCGGCCCACATCATCCAGCCGATTGTGGCTCCTGTGGTGAAGACCTATGCCGCTCCCATCATCAAGACCTATGCGGCTCCTGCCCTCCACACGACCCTGCTCTCGTCCCCGTGGGCCGGACATGGTTGGGCTGGCCATGGTTGGGCTCCCTCCTGGTAAATTTGGGGGTGGTCCTGGATGGCATTGCGTGGGCTAGCAACTTTGACTTAACCTCACCCAGATTCCATGTTTAAACTCTCTACCCTGCTGTTTTGTTCTTCTTCTTTCACATTTCGACTGATGTAAATAAATCCATGTTTCATGCTCAAAGTATTCCTGTTGTGTTTCTTGACGGAAAAATTCTCTAAGCTACCAGCTACTGGATGTTTGATGACCCAGATGACCCAGACAATTCAACTCaactaaataaaaacttttagcTCGAATTGTATGTAGCttttctatttaaatttatctAGTTAACATTCatataactttttaattttacatcaGCTTAAACGCTTAAAACAAGTTAAAGTTAACTATTAAATGAAATTCCGTTTGTTTacttcaattttaaaaattccaaaatatttgcttaaaataatatttcttaaaatattGAGCAATACAGATATACTACATTTTGTTAGATTTGCCCACTAGTTTGAGAGTAGTACATTAAACTAGTAAGCTTGACAAAAGAAACTACTTTTGGATTTTGGACGAGTATTCTGTATCTTTACTTACTGAAGCTTATTGTAAATTAAGTATAAACAAGAGGGAATGTCGTAGTCGATTTCCTTGACCATTAGATACACGTTATTCAGCTAGTGAAAGTAGGAACGAGAAATTGCAAACTTTTTATACACCGTTATTGATCCTGGTTACAAAATGTGTATTCTTTATAGGTTGAAAACGCTTTCTACTACCTGTTTAAACGAAATTAGTATACCTTTTTCTTCTACGAGTAGCAAGTACCAAAATGTCAACTAATTCAagcatttttatataaactATTATTTCCGgctaaaatattattaactCTTTAAACCCAGATAGTCGAGTTAAGCCCTTAATTTTTGCTAATACTAAAATAAAGATTATCGAAGGAAGTGCTAGATACCCTTTtccaagcaaaacaaatatcCATTTTTTAACAATCACATTTACTCGCAATTAAACTCAATTATGTACAGTAGGAATCGCTATTTTCTAACCGTCCAGATCGCTGCAATGAGCCCCCAAAGGTGAAGTTTTCCGATTACCAGCTGGAGTTGTAGACAACTGGAGATGCGGCGGCATAGGAGGTGTGCACCACCGGGGCAGCATAGCTGGTGTGAACAACGGGAGCAGCAGCATAGGCGGTGTGCACcactggagcagctgcagcataGCTCACCACCGGAGTGGACTTCACCACCGGGGCCACGATGTCCTCCACAACATGCGAATGGCTGTGGACCACCGACTGGCTCTGGTGGGACACCGATGTGGGAATGCTGCTTACGACAGAACCCACTTTAGCCAGAGAGTGCTCCTGGACAATGGTTGTGGCAGCTGGAGCGGCATAAACCAGAGGAGACTCATAAAGATGACCGGGACGAGCGACAGCTACGGCGAGGAGAGCAGACAACACCACCTGTACAATTATAAAAGAAAAGTTTTAGAGGATGATGtgatatttatgtattattaaactTACCAATTTGAACATGTTTAAGGATTTTTGGTTCTTGGTCTGTGTTGTGCTGCTGAAGCGAACAAGTTGACTGATAATTTGACAACCGCAATTGCCGCCTTATATATGGTTAAAAGTTATGTTCATCGTAGCCGCGATGCGGCTGCAAAGCGAAAAAGAgtggtttaattaaaacatttacgAGCAGAGCAGAGGGCAGTCAAACCCAAGTGAGTTGTATAAATCTGCCCTCGCCGGCACAATAAAACATGAGACTTGCAATTGGTCACTTTGAGACCCAAAATCCCAGACCCATGCGCACACAACCCGAAGCTCACGCACTGCAAGTTGACCCTGACTCACGCCACAAAGTGCAAGTAATGCAGTCGCCGAGGAATCCCATTCTCTAATGGCAGTCGAGGGGCTAATGGCAGTGATTCGGATCAATGTTACACAGAAGACATATAGGACCCACTCTTTTGAGGCGcttgtatttaatttaaaatatttaaactcTTGAGTAAATAAAGACATTAAagaagcaattaaataaaatatttttaatattatttactatttacCATAAGGTTCAATAAATGCAGGCCCTATTCCAAATACTAATAATATTTCTCCGTGTACTACATTTCCGAGTACCCAAACAAGTAGTTCGCTTGTCTCTGCTGAGCCGTCCGCCGACGCTAATTGCTTATTGATCGTCGGCCAGAATCTGATACGGGTATGATTGAATTTTGGGGCCGAATTGTGACGCACTTTTGTGAGCCAGAAGGTCAAAGCCAAGTGGCTGCTGTATAAAAAGATAGATGCAGCCCGACAAACGGCAACAGTTCTCGCAAGAAACTCAAACCGATCACTCCTAATCGTAATCAGTCAATACAGACCTAGCCCATTTCCAAAATGTTCAAGTTGGTGGTATTGTCTGCTCTGCTCGCCGTAGCCGCTGCCCGTCCCGGTCACCTGTTGGAGTCCTCCCCGCTGGTCTACGCCGCCCCAGCAGCAACGACCATCGTCCAGGAGCCCGTTCTGGCCAAGGTGGGAGCCGTGGTCAAGAGCGTGCCCACCGCCGTGAGCCACCAGAGCCAGTCGGTGGTGCACAGCCACGCGCATGTTGTTGAGGACGTCGTTGCTCCGGTGGTAAAGTCCACTCCGGTGGTCAGCTATGCTGCTGCCGCCCCAGTGGTTCACACCTCCTATGCCGCTGCTCCCGTTGTCCACACCAGCtacgctgctcctgctcccgtTGTCCACACTTCCTACGCCGCCGCCGCTCCCGTTCTGGCCACATCCTACGCCCAAGTGGCCGCCTCCTCGCCGCTGACCTACACCGCCACTGGTGTGTGGTAAATCCATGGCCCGGCCCACTCCCAATCCTACTGCTCCAACTGCTGACAGGTGACCAGGATGCGTGTGCATCGCTGGACGGTTTGTGATacgaatttaaataaataaatgttttgctTTGAAATCGTGTAAGTTGTTTTCTTCTCCCTCCACGTCATTAATCTTGATCTGAAGTTCCTAAAGAGTCCAAACAGATGACAGTAACAAGTTACTATTATAATCACCAAATCTATCTAAAGGATTTTTCTATTAATAGAAGTCAACGTtctgaaaaaatatttaagaaatgtCGTTGCTCAGTTACTTTGCCCTGGAACTTAAAATGTAAGGCGAAATGATGACACTTTGACGTAAATTTAGacttttttcacattttgcGGCGCGTGGGGACTTGGTCTTAACTCGCTTGGTGTACTAAAAGTGTCCTGGTTCAATGCCCTGTGTCACGTATCTACTTACTTCCTGCTGCACCTGTGTCATGGGTAAATATTGGACATCCATGTGCCGGGACACCCACAAATGTGTGTGAAAATTACTTGGGTGACAGCATGGGTATCCCGCTGTTTGGAAATTGCTGACATTGCCGGGCAGTGAACTCGACGAATCATTAGCCAATATCGAGGACATTTCTGAAAGTCACTGTACCCGAATAACATGTATGCACCTCTATGGTTTAaactatttaataaaatagGTTAAAACACATTTTGAATCACTTGTTTTAAAGGGAGAACAATATATCAATTAAAGTGTTTGCGGTAGTGTAAAACCAGGGGACTATCCTTTACCTTATCAGCAAAAGAAGCAAGCGGCTTCAAAATCATAGATAGTACTCCACGAAATCCCTGTTCCTCCTCTGTCATGTTTAAGTCCCTTCTGACTCTTTCGTGGCGGCCATACACATGTCCATTGGTGCAGTGGaggtacaaaaaaaagaggaaaaccaATATCTAGACAGAAATCCATTTTCATTGgatttttagaaatattttcgATGTTCTCTTACCGCTTTCAATAGGAAATCCATTTGTGGTGTTTGCAAAGGTGGCTCAAATGCTATAACTGGTGCATTATCAAAGTTCTACGCATTTATATACCAAATTCTGTTCATTTCTCGGGACGAGTGTTCTGGATGAACAGGTGCACTCACAATTTTACGGAATAGAAAAATAAACACAGACAGCGTTTTCTTGGAGAAAAACTACACTTTAAGGGCCAGATTTTGTTTAAAGGTGGTCAACAAAAGTATGTGTTCTTTTATAAACTGCACCCAACGTAGTCAAAAATCAGGAAAAACAGtgttcaaaagtgtgggcttggctgttttgggcggtttgtgggcgtttgagtgggcgtggcaacattaatCTGCCACTTtcgctgcttctatgtctctggagtctgtatgcttaatctcaactttctagcttttgtagttcctgagatctcagcgttcataaggacagacggacatggcaaGATCGTCTctgctattgatcctgatcaagaatatttatactttatatgttcggaaacgcttttactctacgagtaacgggtataaaaagtcAGGAAGACATCCAAATTGCCCGAGTGCAGATTGCAATTGCAAGATTTGCATTATAAGGAAATGGTCCATATAGCCAGAATCTATTTTTTTAGTCAAGTCTCTTTGAATGAACACTTTTCCTAGCAAAAAACCATAGTTTATTCATGGAATTTAAGTAAAAGCCACTAAGTCAAGCGAAAGTGTCTTTATGTCATAATACAATCGGCCTTGAAAATTGGGTCGGAAGCGATTCCGATTCGCAATTAGAAGTAATCTCGACCCTTGGTTTTCCCTCCTCACCAGAAATCGATCTTCAGGTAAGTACGTGAGACTAATGAGCTCCGAGTTGTGAAATGAAATCAAGAGTGGGTATGGCAAACAAGTGCGAGGCCGAAACTAAGTGAAGTAACGAGTGGGAAAGGGGAGCTCGGAGGAGAAGGTGAGCCGAACAGAAATTGGCCACGAATAATAATCTGGTTTATGGCCAAGACCCGGGACAAGCGGCCAGAATCCGTTCAGGCACGTTCGACTTATGGCTTATTGTATCCGCCTCAATGGACAAAAGCCGGCgaagtgcgtgtgtgtgtaaaaTGTGAAGTTCATGTATAAAAGACGTTGACAGTCCCTCAGCTCAACACATTCGAAGTCTGTCTCCCTATCCAGCGACACCAGTCGAAGAAGCCAACTCCACACCAAAATGTTCAAACTGGTAAGGACCGAATGGATCCCTATATAGGACTGCTTTGGATTACCAACTCTTATGACCTTTTTCAGTTCGTTCTCGCTGCTCTTTTGGCCGTGGCCGCTGCCAAACCCAGTCACCTGGCTGGATCCCCTCTGGTCTACGGCGCTcccgccaccaccaccgtcGTCCAGGAGCCCGTTCTGGCCAAAGTAGGATCCGTGGTGAAGAGCGTGCCCACCGCCGTGTCCCACCAGAGCCTGACCCAGGTGCACAGCACCCCCGTTGTGGAGGATGTGGTCGCCCCCGTGGTCAAGACCACCGCTGTCCACTCCGCTCCCGTGTTGGCCGCCGCTCCCATTGTGAAGACCGTGGCTCCCGTCGCCTACTCCGCTCCTCTGGCCTACTCGGCCCCGGTGGC
This portion of the Drosophila santomea strain STO CAGO 1482 chromosome 3L, Prin_Dsan_1.1, whole genome shotgun sequence genome encodes:
- the LOC120447864 gene encoding neuropeptide-like 3, encoding MYKLVVFFALLAVVAARPGYLEAGPLLHSYAAPAIIHEPALAKVGAIIKTVPSAVSHQSISQVHSSAHIIQPIVAPVVKTYAAPIIKTYAAPALHTTLLSSPWAGHGWAGHGWAPSW
- the LOC120447862 gene encoding pupal cuticle protein C1B, with protein sequence MFKLVVLSALLAVAVARPGHLYESPLVYAAPAATTIVQEHSLAKVGSVVSSIPTSVSHQSQSVVHSHSHVVEDIVAPVVKSTPVVSYAAAAPVVHTAYAAAPVVHTSYAAPVVHTSYAAASPVVYNSSW
- the LOC120447859 gene encoding pupal cuticle protein G1A; this encodes MFKLVVLSALLAVAAARPGHLLESSPLVYAAPAATTIVQEPVLAKVGAVVKSVPTAVSHQSQSVVHSHAHVVEDVVAPVVKSTPVVSYAAAAPVVHTSYAAAPVVHTSYAAPAPVVHTSYAAAAPVLATSYAQVAASSPLTYTATGVW
- the LOC120447873 gene encoding uncharacterized protein LOC120447873, producing the protein MDFLLKAILVFLFFLYLHCTNGHVYGRHERVRRDLNMTEEEQGFRGVLSMILKPLASFADKVKDSPLVLHYRKHFN
- the LOC120447858 gene encoding cuticle protein 12.5, which produces MFKLFVLAALLAVAAAKPSHLAGSPLVYGAPATTTVVQEPVLAKVGSVVKSVPTAVSHQSLTQVHSTPVVEDVVAPVVKTTAVHSAPVLAAAPIVKTVAPVAYSAPLAYSAPVAYSSYAAPLTYSAPVAYSAPLSYAAPAPLLHHAPLTYAAGAW